A genomic window from Gossypium hirsutum isolate 1008001.06 chromosome D12, Gossypium_hirsutum_v2.1, whole genome shotgun sequence includes:
- the LOC107937286 gene encoding uncharacterized protein produces MLPCHNNISVTNERSTRLPRSRCRRWRQSRAGIAFVAVAALLISTVAWLSLVFSGTTTHRWRRLKYWEGSPHSLSGSIPWSSFPDRLPIPPLPPWFDSSQDTPRNRSLSERGNGKREISLNDIVFGIAGSSHLWKRRREIVRLWWRPLEMRGHIWLEEQVPTEEADDSLPPVMVSEDISRFRYTNPTGHPSGLRISRILTESFRLGLPNVRWFVLGDDDTVFNVDNLVAVLNKYDHSEMMYIGSPSESHSANAYFSHSMAFGGGGIAISYPLAEALSNFHDECIERYPKLYGSDDRLHACITELGVPLTREHGFHQWDIRGNAHGLLSSHPIAPFISIHHVEYVDPFYPGLSSLDSLKLFTKAMKTEPRSFLQRSICYDRERHLTFSVSLGYVVQVFPNIVLPRELERSEHTYVAWNKLGHPQEFDHDTRKSYKSVCKKPVLFFLKDVMKDGNATLGSYSRAKAKDDLKRKVFCFPHPPPLQYVQNIQVLGYPLGKNWHQVPRRLCCKVNNTGDEAFQLTVGQCEKGALSSFTDSL; encoded by the exons ATGCTGCCTTGCCATAATAATATCTCAGTAACCAATGAACGATCTACACGTCTCCCTCGAAGTCGATGTCGTCGTTGGCGTCAGAGCCGTGCCGGTATTGCCTTCGTTGCGGTTGCCGCGTTGCTTATCTCTACTGTCGCTTGGCTTTCTCTTGTTTTCTCCGGCACTACCACTCATCGGTGGCGTCGTTTGAAGTACTGGGAAGGGAGTCCACATTCCCTTTCCGGTTCCATACCCTGGTCTTCTTTTCCTGATCGGTTACCGATTCCTCCTCTTCCTCCTTGGTTTGATTCGTCGCAAGACACTCCTCGTAACCGCAGTCTCTCTGAGCGTGGAAACGGAAAACGAGAGATTTCGTTAAACGACATCGTATTCGGTATAGCGGGATCCTCGCATCTATGGAAGCGACGGAGAGAGATAGTTAGGCTTTGGTGGCGACCTTTGGAAATGCGAGGTCACATTTGGTTAGAAGAGCAGGTCCCTACAGAAGAAGCCGACGATTCGCTTCCTCCGGTCATGGTTTCTGAGGACATCTCACGTTTCCGTTATACTAACCCGACGGGCCACCCCTCCGGTCTCCGAATCTCCCGCATTTTAACGGAATCCTTCCGCCTCGGTCTGCCCAATGTCCGGTGGTTTGTTTTGGGAGATGACGACACGGTTTTCAATGTAGACAATTTGGTGGCAGTCTTGAACAAATATGATCATTCGGAGATGATGTACATTGGATCGCCCTCGGAAAGTCACTCCGCTAACGCGTACTTCAGTCACTCCATGGCGTTTGGCGGCGGTGGCATTGCCATCAGTTATCCTCTCGCGGAGGCGCTCTCTAATTTCCACGACGAATGCATTGAGAGGTATCCGAAGCTTTATGGAAGCGATGATCGTCTACACGCCTGCATTACTGAACTCGGTGTTCCTTTAACTAGAGAACATGGTTTTCACCAG TGGGATATTAGAGGAAATGCGCATGGTCTTTTATCTTCTCATCCAATTGCACCATTCATTTCAATTCACCATGTGGAATATGTGGATCCATTTTATCCTGGATTAAGTTCGTTGGACAGTTTAAAGCTTTTTACGAAAGCTATGAAAACTGAACCCAGGAGCTTTCTACAACGATCAATCTGTTACGATCGTGAAAGGCATCTCACCTTTTCGGTTTCTCTTGGTTATGTTGTTCAAGTGTTCCCAAATATCGTGTTACCTCGTGAGCTAGAACGTTCAGAGCATACCTATGTTGCCTGGAATAAATTAGGACATCCCCAAGAATTTGATCACGACACTAGGAAGTCATACAAATCTGTTTGCAAAAAGCCAGTTCTGTTTTTTCTCAAAGATGTAATGAAAGATGGTAATGCTACATTGGGTTCGTATTCCCGGGCCAAAGCCAAAGATGATCTGAAAAGGAAGGTTTTCTGCTTTCCGCATCCGCCTCCATTGCAGTATGTGCAGAACATCCAGGTTTTAGGGTATCCTCTTGGAAAGAATTGGCATCAG GTGCCGCGTCGGTTATGTTGCAAGGTAAACAATACTGGTGATGAAGCCTTTCAGTTGACGGTTGGGCAGTGTGAAAAGGGAGCACTCAGTTCTTTTACTGATTCTCTGTGA